The following proteins come from a genomic window of Salminus brasiliensis chromosome 15, fSalBra1.hap2, whole genome shotgun sequence:
- the LOC140536277 gene encoding coagulation factor VII-like, whose translation MQLLSLLCLILSFCCCHTASVFVRRNEANGVLARTKRANSGWLEELKMGNLERECLEEKCSYEEAREVFEHTEATDEFWKIYNFKDHCQSNPCENNSTCYLLKESYTCLCAPGFSGRNCERVIKDIPDSCLHNNGGCEHFCEENNGQRFCSCADGYFLGTDGQACLTQETFPCGKVPLLWNNSTSKDLQQDPRARIVGGAECPRGHCPWQVLLKYGEKGFCGGVIIKPTWIITASHCLEKLVVKFLKIVAGEHDIDVNEGSEQTIEVDEIIMHPNYISATSDSDIALLRLRRPIVYGKYVAPVCLPRRKLAERELWAIHLHTVSGWGRRSEGGPTSRVLRKLEVPRIRTQDCVQQSNVSLTTNMFCAGYFEGKQDSCKGDSGGPLVTHYRNTTFLLGVVSWGKGCARPGHYGIYTRVSNYLEWVHKHMPAPDVNSA comes from the exons ATGCAGCTGCTATCACTGCTGTGCCTGATACTGAGTTTTTGCTGTTGCCACACTGCTTCAG TGTTTGTAAGGCGGAATGAAGCCAATGGAGTCCTTGCCAGGACCAAGCGAGCAAACTCTGGCTGGTTAGAGGAGCTGAAGATGGGTAACCTCGAAAGGGAATGCTTAGAGGAGAAATGCTCTTATGAGGAGGCCAGAGAGGTGTTTGAACACACTGAAGCCACG GATGAATTCTGGAAAATCTACAATT TTAAAGACCACTGTCAGTCAAATCCATGTGAAAACAACAGCACCTGTTACCTACTAAAGGAGTCCTACACATGTTTGTGTGCACCAGGCTTCAGTGGGCGTAACTGTGAGCGTG TAATAAAAGACATTCCTGACTCCTGTCTCCATAACAATGGGGGATGTGAGCATTTTTGTGAGGAGAATAACGGGCAACGCTTCTGTTCCTGTGCAGACGGATATTTCCTTGGGACGGATGGTCAAGCCTGCCTGACCCAAG AGACATTTCCCTGTGGTAAGGTGCCACTTCTTTGGAATAACAGCACGTCAAAGGATCTGCAGCAGGACCCAAGGGCTCGGATAGTCGGAGGAGCAGAATGTCCAAGAGGTCACTGTCCCTGGCAG GTTTTGCTGAAATATGGAGAAAAGGGCTTCTGCGGGGGTGTGATTATTAAGCCTACATGGATCATCACAGCTTCTCACTGTTTGGAGAAGCTTGTGGTGAAGTTTCTAAAGATCGTAGCAG GTGAGCATGACATTGACGTGAACGAAGGCTCAGAGCAGACGATAGAAGTGGACGAGATAATCATGCACCCAAACTACATTTCCGCAACCTCAGACAGCGACATCGCCCTTCTGCGCCTCCGCCGCCCAATTGTCTATGGCAAATATGTCGCACCCGTGTGCCTTCCTCGCAGAAAGCTGGCTGAACGGGAACTTTGGGCCATCCATCTACACACGGTCAGCGGATGGGGGCGGCGCAGCGAGGGTGGGCCTACCTCACGGGTGCTCCGAAAGCTCGAGGTGCCGCGTATTCGCACGCAGGACTGTGTCCAGCAAAGTAATGTCTCGCTGACCACTAACATGTTCTGTGCTGGTTACTTTGAAGGTAAACAGGACTCCTGTAAGGGGGACAGTGGTGGACCACTAGTAACCCATTACAGGAACACCACGTTTCTCCTAGGTGTTGTGAGCTGGGGGAAAGGATGTGCACGACCAGGGCACTACGGCATCTACACACGTGTGTCCAATTACCTAGAGTGGGTCCACAAGCACATGCCAGCCCCTGATGTCAACTCAGCATAG
- the f7l gene encoding coagulation factor VII yields MESRLRGMKLCLLITLLCIPVCLGHPAAPVFLGRTEANQMFLHRYRRANSFLEELKLGNLERECLEEKCSYEEAREIFTVPEQLEVFWRVYTEVDHCKSEPCSNGSTCVSEGNSYICICPAKFEGRNCDKETVPENAYVCLYKNGGCEHFCTEVEGLVHQCHCASGYSLGVDNHSCVPQERFPCGKPVVSGLGPRIVKGNMCPKGQCPWQAMLDYNGVYKCGGIILNSQWILTAAHCVWEQEISQLQVTVGEHIRFKKEGTEQTRRVSKVFIHPMYNHTTTDSDIALLHLRRNITLSPYVVPVCLPPTKGTFDRTLGAVRMSTVSGWGLLSQFGPQASMLQRLEVPKVPLEKCRAQSGLTLTNNMLCAGFKEGGRDSCKGDSGGPLVTLYNNTWFLTGIVSWGKGCARADMYGIYTRVSIFIKWIMDTMAKE; encoded by the exons ATGGAGTCGAGGCTACGCGGAATGAAGCTTTGCCTTTTGATCACTCTGCTCTGTATCCCAGTCTGCTTGGGGCATCCAGCGG CCCCCGTGTTCCTTGGCAGGACTGAGGCTAACCAGATGTTTCTGCATCGCTACCGACGTGCTAACTCATTCCTGGAGGAGCTGAAACTAGGGAATTTGGAGAGGGAATGTCTTGAGGAGAAATGTTCCTATGAGGAGGCCAGGGAGATCTTCACTGTACCTGAGCAATTG gaAGTGTTCTGGAGGGTATACACAG AGGTGGACCACTGTAAATCAGAGCCATGTTCTAATGGGTCCACTTGTGTCAGTGAGGGGAACAGTTATATCTGCATATGTCCAGCCAAGTTTGAGGGGCGGAACTGCGACAAAG AAACAGTTCCAGAGAATGCCTATGTCTGCTTGTACAAAAATGGAGGTTGCGAGCATTTCTGCACTGAGGTGGAAGGTTTGGTCCACCAGTGCCACTGTGCTTCTGGCTACAGCCTGGGTGTAGACAACCACAGTTGTGTGCCACAAG AACGCTTTCCTTGTGGCAAACCAGTGGTGTCAGGCCTGGGTCCTAGAATTGTAAAAGGAAACATGTGCCCTAAAGGACAGTGTCCCTGGCAG GCAATGCTTGACTACAATGGTGTGTATAAGTGTGGGGGAATTATTCTAAACTCTCAATGGATCCTCACAGCAGCTCACTGTGTTTGGGAACAAGAAATATCTCAACTACAAGTGACAGTAG GTGAGCACATCCGTTTCAAAAAGGAAGGCACAGAGCAGACTAGGAGGGTGTCCAAAGTGTTTATCCACCCTATGTACAACCACACAACCACTGACAGCGACATAGCACTGCTGCACCTGCGCAGGAACATAACATTGAGTCCCTATGTTGTGCCCGTCTGCCTCCCCCCAACCAAAGGCACATTTGATCGCACACTGGGGGCAGTGCGAATGTCCACTGTAAGTGGATGGGGTCTGCTTTCTCAGTTTGGACCTCAGGCCAGTATGCTCCAGAGGTTGGAAGTGCCAAAGGTTCCCCTAGAGAAGTGCAGAGCCCAATCAGGTCTCACGTTAACAAACAACATGTTGTGTGCTGGTTTCAAGGAGGGAGGCCGCGATTCATGTAAGGGGGACAGTGGCGGACCACTCGTTACCCTGTACAACAACACATGGTTCCTGACGGGCATAGTAAGCTGGGGGAAAGGCTGTGCTCGCGCAGATATGTATGGGATCTACACTCGTGTGTCCATCTTTATAAAATGGATTATGGACACTATGGCTAAAGAATGA